One genomic region from Pseudorca crassidens isolate mPseCra1 chromosome 11, mPseCra1.hap1, whole genome shotgun sequence encodes:
- the TUBGCP6 gene encoding gamma-tubulin complex component 6 isoform X1 — protein sequence MASVPQLVDDLCEALLPAAKAHSGQRRGSRKKAKQSLKRVAYNVLFTSLFQDETRKLQPGLPRLPVKNRILMLSFDLRVSGLGAEADRLEELVEELEAAHRRPLAELGSVLDLLVRLAGSGPPRMLRRRRDFFLHSRPVGRDVPYGGYDCADLSGLEADVRSLISGEEYLCRDLVRKTLQVMEAAPGTGLPAVGLFSYGDPCGDRFERDTRVSLFGALVHSRTADLDVRLDLPPVPDSADLSGLAIKVSSSVDQSEDEGFQSASNLTPDSQSEPGMTPDIDLWDAVLTYEASKRRCWEQVGCPPGHREEPYLTEAGRAAFDRSCRLCQAGLQVLGGGLLQAPQPVLVKECELVKDALNILIGVVSATFSLCQPAQAFTVKQGVHVSGASPESISSLLSEVAECGTHYARLSHFSLQPVLDSSCSEGLVFQAFTSGLRRYLQYYRACVLSTPPTLSLLTIAFLFKKLGRQLRYLAELCGVGTGLLGAGGGAPGAAFPTGVKLLSYLYQEALDNCSNEHYPVLLSLLKTSCEPYTRFIHDWVYSGVFRDVYGEFMIQVNHEYLGFRDKFYWTHGYVLISKEVEDCVPVFLRHVAHDVYVCGKTINLLKLCCPRHYLCCSDVPVPRVSVIFSLEELKDIEKDCAIYVGRMERVARHSSISKEEKELRMEIAKQELIVQAREAASRVLSALSDRQLSERMALDAQKREQFQRLKEQFVKDQERRRAARQEELDDDFSYARELRDRQRRLKALEEQLERKARQALVDHYSKLSAEAARREQKALWKVQRHRLAGARLRFLLEDQKRVQELLEDMAEGKPLEPLAILPGARFQASFLGPEHPDGGGSCDPGHEGRHEAARDSPDRQSVLTPQPLEPPAAGACGSGPGAGPLSEQAEGLGPFSVGLSIRDFLPTAQGAEQPVLTSAAPVLDEALQTIGSDLPPLAPSAAADTGPSGPQEYDFRTILRPSVAAPASPGALQTAGGSLGSEGQRLREDTHVQLDTCVPDGRVALPYAHPPQHPSCQEESSQDPGQLCGQVAEPGVPTEGYASGMAPARPRWNVHGHVSDANIRVGENVWDVAPSRPRWNVHGHVSDASIRVGENVWDVAPSRPRWNVHGHVSQSSVMLGLLSGEAEPNVPGPPWAPPDHGSRSGLSLGAQSPAWEDEPRLPAETASGGSGRGEETGLQDLLSAEAAPTALEDSIPEEPGPGASGDSQDLSPSGPPSSQVRADGVRGWGPGVGAACAAGGPPAPAWPVVGSEGSALGLGSTRGMPPAQSVLSHSRGTGGLLEAGLSQEGVDTRSSPGPGEEAAQRWDREQAYLAGLAGQYCLERYPDTYEAMSEPPVARLLHHGLPRAFALPEDPGTQSDADASAVQLSELLPLPVLMKHSITAPLAAHVSLVNKAAVDYFFVELHLGAHFEALRHFLLMEDGEFAQSLSDLLFEKLGAGQTPGELLSPLVLNSVLSKALQYSLHGDTPHAANLSFALKFLPETFAPNAPDVLSCLELRYKVDWPLNIVVTEGCLSRYSGIFSFLLQLKLMMWTLKDVCFHLKRTARVSHAAGSVQFRQLQLFKHEMQHFVKVIQGYIANQILHVTWCEFQARLASVGDLEEIQRAHAEYLHKAVFRGLLTEKAAPVMNIIHSTFSLVLKFRSQLIAQPWRGPEHPNFALLQQSYSTFKYYSHFLFKVVSKLVNRGYQPHLEDFLLRINFNSYYQDA from the exons ATGGCCAGCGTCCCCCAGCTGGTGGACGACCTGTGCGAGGCCCTCCTGCCGGCCGCGAAGGCTCACTCTGGCCAGCGCCGCGGGAGCCGCAAGAAGGCCAAGCAGAGCCTCAAGAGGGTGGCCTACAACGTTCTGTTCACGAGCCTCTTTCAAGATGAGACCCGCAAGCTGCAGCCCGGCCTCCCGAGACTCCCGGTGAAAAACAGGATCCTCATGCTGTCCTTCGACTTGCGAGTGAGCGGCCTGGGCGCCGAGGCCGACCGCCTGGAGGAGTTGGTGGAGGAGCTGGAGGCCGCGCATCGCCGGCCGCTGGCGGAGCTGGGATCCGTGCTGGACCTGCTGGTGCGCCTGGCGGGCAGCGGGCCCCCGCGAATGCTGCGGCGCCGGCGGGACTTCTTCCTGCACAGCCGGCCCGTCGGGAGAGACGTTCCCTACGGCGGCTACGACTGCGCCGACCTGAGCGGGTTGGAGGCGGACGTGCGGTCACTCATCTCCGGAGAGGAGTATCTGTGTCGGGACCTGGTCCGGAAGACGCTGCAGGTGATGGAGGCGGCGCCGGGCACCGGCCTGCCCGCCGTCGGGCTCTTCTCGTATGGCGACCCCTGCGGGGACAGGTTTGAGAGGGACACCCGCGTCTCGCTCTTTGGAGCCCTGGTGCACAGCCGCACGGCCGACCTGGACGTCCGCCTGGACCTGCCCCCGGTGCCGGACAGCGCAGACCTCTCCGGACTGGCCATCAAG GTCTCTTCGAGTGTGGATCAGTCGGAAGATGAAGGGTTTCAATCAGCATCCAATCTGACTCCTGATTCCCAGTCTGAGCCGGGCATGACTCCAGACATTGACCTGTGGGACGCCGTGCTCACCTACGAGGCCAGCAAGCGGAGGTGCTGGGAGCAAGTTGGATG CCCGCCTGGCCACCGAGAGGAGCCCTACCTCACCGAGGCCGGAAGGGCCGCCTTCGACAGGTCCTGCCGGCTCTGCCAAGCAGGGCTGCAGGTGCTGGGCGGGGGCCTCCTGCAAGCCCCGCAGCCCGTCCTGGTGAAGGAGTGCGAGCTGGTGAAGGATGCGCTCAACATCCTGATTGGGGTCGTGTCCGCCACGTTTTCCCTCTGCCAG CCAGCGCAGGCCTTCACGGTGAAGCAGGGTGTCCACGTCTCAGGAGCATCCCCCGAGAGCATTAGCAGCCTCCTCTCGGAGGTGGCTGAGTGCGGGACCCACTACGCGCGCCTGAGCCACTTCTCTCTGCAGCCTGTGCTGGACTCCTCGTGCAGCGAGGGCCTCGTGTTCCAG GCCTTCACCAGCGGCCTGAGGAGGTACCTGCAGTACTACCGGGCCTGTGTGCTCTCCACCCCGCCCACCCTGAGCCTCCTCACCATTGCCTTTCTCTTCAAGAAACTGGGCCGGCAGCTCAG GTACCTGGCTGAGCTCTGCGGTGTTGGCACTGGACTCCTGGGTGCTGGGGGCGGAGCGCCCGGGGCTGCGTTCCCCACT GGGGTGAAGCTGCTCTCCTACCTCTACCAGGAGGCCCTGGATAACTGCAGCAACGAGCACTACCCGGTCCTGCTGTCTCTGCTGAAGACCAGCTGCGAGCCCTACACGCG gtTCATCCACGACTGGGTGTACAGTGGGGTCTTCAGAGACGTTTACGGCGAGTTCATGATCCAGGTGAACCACGAGTACTTGGGCTTCAGAG ATAAGTTTTACTGGACCCACGGCTACGTGCTTATTTCCAAAGAGGTGGAGGACTGCGTCCCCGTGTTCCTGAGGCACGTCGCCCACGACGTGTATGTCTGCGGGAAGACCATCAACCTGCTGAAGCTCTGCTGCCCCCGG CATTACCTCTGCTGCTCCGATGTCCCGGTCCCTCGCGTCTCGGTGATATTCTCCCTCGAGGAGCTGAAGGACATCGAGAAGGACTGTGCCATCTACGTGGGCCGGATGGAGAGGGTGGCGCGCCACAGCTCCATCAGCAAGGAggagaag GAATTACGAATGGAAATTGCAAAACAAGAATTAATCGTCCAGGCCCGGGAAGCGGCGTCCAGGGTCCTGAGCGCGCTCAGCG ATCGGCAGCTGTCTGAGCGGATGGCCTTGGATGCCCAGAAGCGAGAGCAGTTTCAGAGGCTGAAGGAGCAGTTTGTGAAGGACCAGGAG CGCCGCCGGGCGGCCAGGCAGGAGGAGCTGGATGATGACTTCAGCTACGCCCGTGAGCTCCGGGACCGGCAGAGGAGGCTGAAGGCCCTGGAGGAGCAGCTGGAGAGGAAGGCCAG GCAGGCCCTGGTGGATCATTACAGCAAGTTGTCTGCAGAGGCAGCTCGTCGGGAGCAGAAGGCGCTGTGGAAGGTCCAGAGGCACAGATTGGCCGGCGCTCGGCTTCGTTTTCTCTTAGAAGATCAGAAACGCGTTCAG GAGCTGCTGGAAGACATGGCGGAGGGGAAGCCCCTGGAGCCGCTGGCCATCCTCCCGGGTGCCCGCTTCCAG GCTTCCTTTCTGGGCCCTGAGCACCCCGACGGAGGCGGCAGCTGTGATCCTGGGCATGAGGGGCGGCACGAGGCTGCCCGGGACAGCCCCGACAGGCAGAGCGTGCTGACGCCGCAGCCCCTCGAGCCTCCAGCAGCTGGGGCCTGCGGCTCAGGGCCAGGAGCAGGCCCGCTGTCAGAGCAGGCGGAGGGGCTGGGGCCGTTCTCTGTGGGCCTCAGCATCCGAGACTTCCTGCCCACGGCCCAGGGGGCTGAGCAGCCTGTGCTCACCAGCGCGGCCCCCGTCCTGGACGAGGCGCTGCAGACCATTGGCTCGGACCTGCCTCCCCTGGCTCCGTCTGCAGCAGCGGACACAGGGCCCTCCGGGCCACAGGAGTACGATTTCAGAACCATCCTGAGGCCGTCTGTGGCcgccccagcttccccagggGCCCTGCAGACTGCAGGAGGCAGCTTGGGCAGTGAGGGGCAGCGGCTGCGGGAGGACACTCACGTGCAGCTGGACACGTGTGTCCCAGATGGGCGGGTGGCTCTGCCTTACGCGCACCCCCCCCAGCACCCCTCCTGCCAGGAGGAGAGCAGCCAGGACCCGGGGCAGCTCTGTGggcaagtggcagagcctggtGTTCCCACAGAGGGTTATGCTTCTGGAATGGCTCCCGCCCGGCCACGGTGGAACGTCCACGGACACGTGTCTGATGCCAACATCAGGGTGGGGGAGAACGTGTGGGATGTGGCCCCCTCCCGGCCACGGTGGAACGTCCACGGACACGTGTCTGATGCCAGCATCAGGGTGGGGGAGAACGTGTGGGATGTGGCCCCCTCCCGGCCACGGTGGAACGTCCACGGACACGTGTCTCAGTCCAGTGTGATGCTGGGGTTGCTCTCAGGGGAAGCTGAGCCCAACGTGCCCGGGCCCCCCTGGGCGCCCCCTGACCATGGGTCCCGGTCAGGCCTCAGCTTGGGAGCCCAGAGCCCTGCCTGGGAAGACGAGCCACGGCTGCCTGCAGAGACGGCCTCAGGCGGCTCTGGCCGTGGGGAGGAGACTGGCCTGCAGGACTTGCTGTCTGCGGAGGCTGCGCCCACTGCTCTGGAAGACAGTATCCCTGAGGAGCCAG GCCCGGGGGCGAGTGGGGACTCCCAGGACCTCTCTCCAAGTGGCCCTCCGAGCTCACAGGTCAGGGCAGACGGGGTCAGGGGCTGGGGACCAGGAGTCGGGGCAGCGTGTGCTGCTGGtgggccccctgcccctgcctggccTGTCGTGGGCAGTGAGGGCTCCGCCCTGGGACTGGGCAGCACGCGGGGGATGCCCCCCGCCCAGTCCGTCCTCTCCCATTCGAGGGGAACAGGCGGGCTCCTTGAGGCTGGGTTGTCTCAGGAGGGCGTAGACACCCGGAGCAGCCCAGGCCCTGGCGAGGAGGCGGCCCAACGCTGGGACAGGGAGCAGGCCTACCTGGCGGGCCTGGCGGGGCAGTACTGCCTGGAGCGGTACCCGGACACCTACGAGGCCATGT CAGAGCCTCCCGTTGCCCGCCTCCTGCACCACGGGCTGCCCCGAGCTTTTGCCCTCCCCGAGGACCCCGGGACCCAGTCAGACGCAGACGCGAGTGCAGTGCAGCTGAGCGAGCTGCTGCCGCTGCCCGTGCTCATGAAGCACTCCATCACGGCCCCGCTGGCTGCCCA CGTCTCCCTGGTGAACAAGGCCGCAGTCGACTACTTCTTCGTGGAGCTGCACCTCGGGGCACACTTCGAGGCGCTGCGGCACTTCCTGCTGATGGAGGACGGGGAGTTTGCGCAGTCCCTCAGCGACCTGCTCTTCGAGAAG CTCGGGGCGGGACAGACGCCTGGGGAGCTCCTCAGCCCGCTGGTGCTCAACTCCGTGCTGAGCAAGGCCCTGCAGTACAGCCTGCACGGCGACACGCCGCACGCCGCCAACCTCTCCTTCGCCCTCAAGTTCCTGCCCGAGACGTTTGCCCCCAATGCCCCGGACGTGCTGAGCTGCCTGGAGCTCAGGTACAAG GTTGACTGGCCCCTCAACATCGTGGTCACCGAGGGCTGCTTGAGCAGGTACAGCGGCATTTTCTCCTTCCTGTTGCAGCTGAAGCTCATGATGTGGACGCTCAAGGATGTCTGCTTCCACCTCAAGCGCACAG cacGGGTGAGCCACGCAGCCGGCTCGGTGCAGTTCCGCCAGCTACAGCTGTTCAAGCACGAGATGCAGCACTTCGTGAAGGTCATCCAGGGCTACATCGCCAACCAGATCCTGCATGTCACCTGGTGTGAGTTCCAGGCCAGGCTGGCCTCGGTGGGCGACCTAGAGGAGATCCAGCGCGCCCATGCCGAGTACCTGCACAAGGCTGTGTTCAG GGGCCTGCTGACGGAGAAGGCGGCGCCGGTCATGAACATCATTCACAGCACCTTCAGCCTGGTGCTCAAGTTCCGCAGCCAGCTCATCGCCCAGCCCTGGCGCGGCCCCGAGCACCCCAACTTCGCCCTCCTGCAGCAGTCCTACAGCACCTTCAAGTACTACTCCCACTTCCTCTTCAAAG TGGTGAGCAAGCTGGTGAACCGCGGCTACCAGCCCCACCTGGAGGACTTCCTGCTGCGCATCAACTTCAACAGCTACTACCAGGACGCCTGA